A portion of the Streptomyces erythrochromogenes genome contains these proteins:
- a CDS encoding FadR/GntR family transcriptional regulator, which translates to MPLTSPRRSALVDQVIAQLRNQITSGEWPVGSRIPTEPELVELMGVARNTVREAVRALAHNGLLDIRQGSGTYVLATSELAGVMHRRFAGAEPRHVAEVRSTLESSAARLAAERRTERDLLQLDALLARREEAWAGGDAEVFVAADVSLHMAVVTASHNDVLIELYADLGELVADWLRADVGTVLDPAAHLDHARLIEAIRRGDGDAAASEAAGYPFVCLGKEEVGGVEGVGDAKAAEDAQGDPVTAVGG; encoded by the coding sequence ATGCCGCTGACCTCGCCCCGGCGCTCCGCGCTCGTCGATCAGGTGATCGCCCAACTGCGCAACCAGATCACCTCCGGGGAGTGGCCGGTCGGCTCGCGCATCCCCACCGAGCCGGAGCTCGTGGAGCTGATGGGCGTCGCCCGCAACACGGTGCGCGAGGCCGTGCGCGCGCTGGCGCACAACGGCCTGCTCGACATCCGGCAGGGCTCGGGCACGTACGTCCTCGCGACCAGCGAGCTGGCCGGCGTCATGCACCGGCGCTTCGCCGGGGCCGAGCCGAGGCACGTCGCCGAGGTCCGCTCCACGCTGGAGTCCTCGGCGGCCCGGCTGGCGGCGGAGCGGCGCACGGAGCGGGACCTGCTCCAGCTGGACGCCCTGCTGGCGCGCCGCGAGGAGGCCTGGGCGGGCGGGGACGCGGAGGTCTTCGTGGCGGCGGACGTGAGCCTGCACATGGCGGTGGTGACGGCCTCGCACAACGACGTGCTGATCGAGCTGTACGCGGACCTCGGCGAGCTGGTGGCCGACTGGCTGCGGGCCGACGTCGGCACCGTGCTCGACCCCGCCGCCCATCTCGACCACGCGCGGCTGATCGAGGCGATCCGGCGCGGGGACGGGGACGCGGCGGCTTCGGAGGCCGCGGGCTACCCCTTCGTCTGCCTCGGCAAGGAAGAAGTCGGGGGAGTCGAGGGAGTCGGGGACGCCAAGGCGGCCGAGGACGCGCAGGGGGATCCGGTCACGGCCGTCGGTGGCTGA
- the serB gene encoding phosphoserine phosphatase SerB, translating into MSASQTSDVPTLLVKIFGKDRPGITAGLFDTLAAYSVDVVDIEQVVTRGRIVLCALVTKPVGSTEGDLRATVHSWAESLKLQAEILSGTGDNRPRGSGRSHVTVLGHPLTAESTAAIAAEITGAGGNIDRIFRLAKYPVTAVEFAVSGVETEPLRTALATAASHIGVDIAVVSAGLHRRAQRLVVMDVDSTLIQDEVIELFAAHAGCEAEVAEVTERAMRGELDFEQSLHARVALLAGLDASVVDKVRAEVQLTPGARTLIRTLKRLGYQVGVVSGGFTQVTDDLRERLGLDFASANTLEIVDGKLTGKVTGEIVDRAGKARLLRRFAAEADVPLSQTVAIGDGANDLDMLNAAGLGVAFNAKPVVREAAHTAVNVPFLDAVLYLLGITREEIEAADLA; encoded by the coding sequence ATGAGCGCATCGCAGACCTCCGACGTCCCCACCCTCCTCGTCAAGATCTTCGGCAAGGACCGTCCCGGGATCACCGCCGGGCTGTTCGACACCCTCGCCGCCTACTCCGTCGACGTCGTCGACATCGAGCAGGTCGTCACCCGTGGCCGCATCGTCCTGTGCGCCCTCGTCACCAAGCCCGTCGGCAGCACCGAGGGCGACCTGCGGGCCACCGTCCACAGCTGGGCCGAATCGCTCAAGCTGCAGGCCGAGATCCTCTCCGGCACCGGCGACAACCGGCCGCGCGGCAGCGGCCGGTCCCACGTCACGGTGCTCGGGCACCCGCTGACCGCCGAGTCCACGGCCGCCATCGCCGCGGAGATCACCGGGGCCGGCGGCAACATCGACCGTATCTTCCGGCTCGCCAAGTACCCGGTGACCGCGGTGGAGTTCGCCGTCTCCGGCGTGGAGACCGAGCCGCTGCGCACGGCGCTGGCCACGGCCGCCTCGCACATCGGCGTGGACATCGCCGTCGTCTCGGCCGGCCTGCACCGCCGGGCGCAGCGCCTGGTCGTCATGGACGTGGACTCGACCCTCATCCAGGACGAGGTCATCGAGCTCTTCGCCGCCCACGCCGGCTGCGAGGCCGAGGTCGCGGAGGTCACCGAGCGGGCCATGCGCGGCGAGCTGGACTTCGAGCAGTCGCTGCACGCCCGTGTGGCGCTGCTGGCGGGCCTGGACGCCTCCGTCGTCGACAAGGTCCGCGCCGAGGTCCAGTTGACCCCGGGTGCGCGGACCCTGATCCGTACGCTCAAGCGGCTCGGCTACCAGGTGGGCGTGGTCTCGGGCGGCTTCACCCAGGTGACGGACGACCTGCGGGAGCGGCTGGGGCTGGACTTCGCCTCCGCCAACACCCTGGAGATCGTCGACGGGAAGCTGACGGGCAAGGTCACCGGGGAGATCGTGGACCGGGCGGGCAAGGCCCGGCTGCTGCGCCGCTTCGCCGCCGAGGCCGACGTACCGCTGTCCCAGACGGTGGCCATCGGCGACGGCGCCAATGACCTGGACATGCTGAACGCGGCCGGGCTGGGCGTGGCCTTCAACGCCAAGCCGGTGGTCCGCGAGGCCGCGCACACGGCGGTGAACGTGCCCTTCCTCGACGCGGTGCTGTACCTGCTCGGGATCACCCGCGAGGAGATCGAGGCCGCCGACCTGGCCTGA
- a CDS encoding streptophobe family protein gives MRRIRWGDVLLSAVAAVGWALIVMAGVAGLGLHLLGADAAGGSLGPMTAAVVVLAVGGTVDPSGDVSVFGVAGAGAETSLDVMPLGVSLAGALVLAGVFLRSLRAGAGPGETAARVVAFTALLVATAGGLAWAGHDVVTLDGAALPSTPVRVEVPGIGDIGGLLPDRVGDLVEARTRVGFSVEPGPTLLGAGVWALAVLAVALLVSRRGPAALARVRPAASAVVTVLLVAVAAGLAAAVWAALGDGAADPGQGERVLGAALLGAPNGSWLGVLLGLFVPLRGGATGQPARLLPDPLDDLLSASAREPVTVARLAEYDERVWLLVVGVSLLLLAAGVLAAVRTPGHGVAGCAVRLGAVTGVALAVLVRLTRLSADASLAVLGVDMVDAGVELRGDVPYALLLGSVWGALAGGAGAVLAGRRRAAAVPTRGPAGGGTGRPAPVDPGAPAAPYGAGPGGPGEPGAPGAPPEWAVPYLDPDVSWDVTVTGIPPHPPRRTRPPQRPPFTPPPPPGAPPPPKPPGPPAPPR, from the coding sequence GTGCGCCGCATCCGTTGGGGAGACGTGCTCCTGTCCGCCGTGGCCGCCGTGGGCTGGGCCCTGATCGTGATGGCGGGGGTGGCCGGCCTGGGGCTGCACCTGCTGGGCGCCGACGCCGCCGGGGGGTCGCTCGGGCCGATGACGGCCGCCGTGGTGGTTCTCGCGGTCGGTGGAACCGTGGACCCTTCGGGTGACGTCTCGGTGTTCGGGGTTGCCGGGGCGGGGGCCGAAACCTCCCTGGACGTCATGCCCTTGGGGGTGTCCCTGGCCGGCGCCCTGGTGCTGGCGGGGGTGTTCCTGCGCTCGCTGCGGGCCGGGGCGGGCCCGGGCGAGACGGCGGCCAGGGTCGTGGCGTTCACGGCGCTGCTCGTCGCGACGGCGGGCGGGCTGGCGTGGGCCGGGCACGACGTCGTCACCCTCGACGGTGCGGCGCTGCCGAGCACCCCGGTGAGGGTCGAGGTGCCGGGTATCGGGGACATCGGCGGGCTCCTGCCGGACCGCGTGGGGGACCTGGTCGAGGCGCGGACCCGGGTGGGCTTCTCCGTGGAGCCCGGGCCGACCCTGCTGGGCGCGGGCGTGTGGGCGCTCGCGGTGCTGGCGGTGGCGCTGCTGGTCTCGCGGCGCGGGCCCGCCGCGCTCGCCCGGGTGCGGCCCGCCGCCTCGGCGGTGGTGACGGTGCTGCTGGTCGCGGTGGCGGCGGGGCTGGCCGCGGCGGTGTGGGCGGCGCTGGGCGACGGGGCAGCAGATCCCGGACAGGGCGAGCGGGTGCTGGGTGCCGCGCTGCTGGGCGCGCCGAACGGGAGCTGGCTGGGGGTGCTGCTGGGGCTGTTCGTTCCGCTGCGCGGCGGGGCCACGGGCCAGCCGGCGCGGCTGCTGCCCGATCCGCTGGACGACCTCCTGTCGGCCTCCGCGCGGGAGCCGGTGACGGTGGCCCGGCTCGCGGAGTACGACGAGCGGGTCTGGCTGCTGGTCGTGGGGGTGTCGCTGCTGCTGCTCGCCGCGGGCGTGCTGGCGGCGGTACGGACTCCCGGGCACGGCGTCGCGGGGTGTGCGGTGCGGCTGGGGGCGGTGACCGGGGTGGCCCTGGCGGTGCTGGTGCGGCTGACACGGCTGTCGGCGGACGCCTCGCTCGCTGTGCTGGGCGTGGACATGGTGGACGCCGGGGTCGAGCTGCGGGGGGACGTCCCGTACGCCCTGCTGCTGGGCTCGGTGTGGGGCGCGCTGGCCGGTGGGGCCGGTGCGGTGCTGGCGGGCCGGCGCCGGGCGGCGGCCGTCCCGACCCGGGGCCCGGCCGGGGGCGGTACCGGCCGGCCCGCCCCGGTGGATCCCGGCGCGCCCGCGGCTCCGTACGGGGCGGGACCGGGCGGACCGGGCGAACCGGGTGCGCCGGGTGCGCCGCCGGAGTGGGCCGTGCCGTACCTGGATCCGGACGTCTCCTGGGACGTGACGGTCACCGGCATCCCGCCGCACCCGCCGCGGCGCACCCGGCCGCCGCAGCGGCCGCCCTTCACCCCGCCGCCCCCGCCGGGCGCACCGCCGCCGCCGAAACCACCGGGTCCGCCCGCCCCGCCGCGGTGA
- a CDS encoding CynX/NimT family MFS transporter encodes MSDEETKTLDRPAADRAAVPIPHATAQPTWLGPVLIVGIVLAALNLRPAITSLGALFEETRTGLGMSGTVAGLITSVPALCFAVFGVTAPRLSRRFGPVAVVCAGMAAVAAGLLIRPFASGAAGFLAASALSLAGIALTNVLLPVIVKRYFPDRVGTMTGLYSMALAAGTSLAAAATVPLTSALGGSWRTGLLVWSSLAVAAVLLWLPIARAARRADRALAVAAGSGASTAVRSDAGPRVVRSRTAWALACYFGLQATGAYITMGWLPQIFRDAGVSASTAGVLLAVTMVMGVPLAFVIPGLAGRLKNQGAIAVTLGVFGLTGYLGLYFAPAAGAWAWALLLGVSNCAFPLVITMIGLRAKSPAGVVKLSAFAQSTGYLISIPGPLVIGTLYQHSGGWDLPLALMAGLLVPQIALGVLAGRDRTIEDECGMRD; translated from the coding sequence ATGTCCGACGAAGAAACCAAGACGCTCGACCGGCCCGCCGCAGACCGCGCCGCGGTCCCCATCCCGCACGCGACGGCGCAGCCGACCTGGCTCGGCCCGGTGCTCATCGTCGGAATCGTCCTGGCCGCCCTCAACCTGCGCCCCGCCATCACCAGCCTCGGCGCCCTCTTCGAGGAGACCCGCACCGGTCTGGGCATGAGCGGCACCGTCGCCGGACTGATCACCTCCGTCCCGGCCCTGTGCTTCGCCGTCTTCGGCGTCACCGCGCCCCGGCTGTCCCGCCGCTTCGGCCCGGTCGCCGTCGTCTGCGCCGGCATGGCCGCCGTCGCCGCCGGACTGCTGATCCGTCCCTTCGCGAGCGGCGCCGCCGGCTTCCTCGCCGCCAGCGCCCTGTCCCTGGCCGGCATAGCCCTCACCAACGTGCTGCTCCCGGTGATCGTCAAGCGCTACTTCCCGGACCGGGTCGGCACCATGACCGGCCTCTACTCCATGGCCCTGGCCGCCGGCACCTCGCTCGCCGCCGCCGCGACCGTGCCGCTGACAAGCGCCCTCGGCGGCAGCTGGCGCACCGGCCTGCTGGTGTGGTCCTCCCTCGCCGTGGCCGCCGTACTGCTGTGGCTGCCCATCGCCCGCGCCGCGCGGCGCGCCGACAGGGCCCTCGCCGTGGCCGCCGGCTCCGGCGCGAGCACCGCCGTACGGTCCGACGCGGGCCCGCGGGTCGTCCGCAGCCGCACCGCCTGGGCCCTGGCCTGCTACTTCGGCCTCCAGGCCACGGGCGCGTACATCACCATGGGCTGGCTCCCGCAGATCTTCCGCGACGCCGGGGTCTCCGCCTCCACCGCCGGCGTCCTCCTCGCCGTCACCATGGTCATGGGCGTCCCGCTCGCCTTCGTCATCCCGGGCCTCGCCGGCCGCCTGAAGAACCAGGGCGCCATCGCCGTCACCCTCGGCGTCTTCGGCCTCACCGGCTACCTCGGCCTCTACTTCGCCCCCGCCGCCGGAGCCTGGGCCTGGGCGCTCCTGCTCGGCGTCTCCAACTGCGCGTTCCCCCTCGTCATCACCATGATCGGGCTGCGCGCCAAGTCCCCGGCCGGCGTGGTCAAGCTCTCCGCCTTCGCCCAGAGCACCGGCTACCTCATCTCCATCCCCGGCCCGCTCGTCATCGGCACCCTCTACCAGCACAGCGGCGGCTGGGACCTGCCGCTCGCCCTGATGGCGGGCCTGCTCGTCCCGCAGATCGCCCTCGGCGTCCTCGCGGGCAGGGACCGCACGATCGAGGACGAATGCGGCATGCGAGACTGA
- a CDS encoding SGM_5486 family transporter-associated protein has translation MSPVLEPNPEGGRRKLGLVLGAMLVVSVIISVIATIASP, from the coding sequence ATGTCACCCGTACTCGAACCGAACCCGGAGGGCGGCCGCAGGAAGCTCGGCCTCGTCCTCGGCGCCATGCTCGTCGTCTCCGTGATCATCTCCGTGATCGCGACGATCGCCTCCCCGTGA
- a CDS encoding SixA phosphatase family protein → MSADTPRRIALLRHAKADWPDVSDHDRPLAERGRKDAPAVGLKLAETGIVFDLALCSTAARTRETWKLAVQEMPHRPKTHYEERIYDASPGELIALLNETSDEVSDLLVIGHNPGMHALADALAGRAEGDTLARMTRTGFPTAALAVLSFAGSWKSLEPGVGTLLDYWTPKGH, encoded by the coding sequence ATGAGCGCAGACACACCCCGCAGGATCGCCCTCCTCCGGCATGCCAAGGCCGACTGGCCCGACGTGTCCGACCACGACCGTCCGCTGGCGGAGCGGGGCCGCAAGGACGCGCCGGCCGTCGGTCTGAAGCTCGCCGAGACCGGCATCGTCTTCGACCTGGCTCTCTGCTCCACCGCCGCCCGCACCCGCGAGACCTGGAAGCTCGCCGTGCAGGAGATGCCGCACCGGCCGAAGACCCACTACGAGGAGCGGATCTACGACGCTTCGCCGGGCGAGCTCATCGCCCTGCTGAACGAGACCTCCGACGAGGTCTCCGACCTCCTCGTCATCGGCCACAACCCCGGCATGCACGCCCTCGCCGACGCCCTCGCCGGGCGCGCGGAGGGCGACACCCTGGCGCGGATGACCCGTACGGGCTTCCCGACCGCCGCGCTCGCCGTCCTCTCCTTCGCCGGCTCGTGGAAGTCCCTGGAGCCCGGCGTGGGCACCCTGCTGGACTACTGGACCCCCAAGGGGCACTGA